One Deinococcus aestuarii DNA segment encodes these proteins:
- the ftsA gene encoding cell division protein FtsA gives MKDNPIIVGLDIGTTKITTVIGEVAPNGTVDIIGEGSVASEGMKRGAVVNLERATHAIRQSVQIAERVSGVRVGSVFVSVAGNHAKAITSHGLAAIRRNQEITQADVDRAIENARAVPLDPNLEILHTLPQEYVVDGQEGIKSPVGMHGVRLEVDVHIVAGTAGPLLNLRRCVQEAGVRVEGFVLQALASGLATLEAAEQANTVIVIDLGGGTTDVSVFKRGNLAHSSCIPIGGEHVTADLAQILKLPTEEAENVKRKYGAAIPELADPDLTLEITTSTGGTHAISAFELSRIIKPRLAEIFGMVRDEIDQALGPVELVAQGVVLTGGASLLRGTTELARDRFRLPVRQGRPRGIGGLTDIVSGPAHSAGVGLVLYGIGQDGKVPTSVFQEEPKPAAPTPPAPNKGPKAGDEVVSTTVVTPAPPKKEKAEKAKPKEGASLMDRLRNVFKDWM, from the coding sequence ATGAAGGACAACCCGATTATCGTGGGGCTGGACATCGGCACCACCAAAATCACCACCGTCATCGGCGAGGTCGCCCCGAACGGCACCGTGGACATCATCGGCGAGGGCAGCGTCGCCAGCGAGGGCATGAAGCGCGGCGCGGTCGTCAACCTCGAGCGGGCCACCCACGCGATCCGCCAGTCGGTGCAGATCGCCGAGCGGGTCAGCGGCGTGCGGGTGGGCAGCGTCTTCGTGTCCGTCGCCGGGAACCACGCCAAGGCGATCACCAGCCACGGCCTCGCCGCCATCCGCCGCAATCAGGAGATCACCCAGGCCGACGTGGACCGCGCCATCGAGAACGCTCGCGCGGTGCCCCTCGACCCCAACCTCGAGATCCTGCATACCCTGCCGCAGGAGTACGTCGTGGACGGCCAGGAGGGCATCAAGAGCCCGGTCGGGATGCACGGGGTGCGGCTGGAGGTGGACGTGCACATCGTCGCCGGGACTGCCGGGCCGCTGCTGAACCTGCGGCGCTGCGTGCAGGAGGCGGGGGTCCGGGTCGAGGGCTTCGTCCTTCAGGCGCTCGCCTCGGGCCTCGCCACGCTGGAGGCCGCCGAGCAGGCGAACACGGTCATCGTGATCGACCTGGGCGGCGGCACGACGGACGTGAGCGTCTTCAAGCGCGGCAACCTCGCCCACTCGTCGTGCATCCCCATCGGGGGCGAGCACGTGACCGCCGACCTCGCACAGATTCTCAAGCTGCCCACCGAGGAGGCCGAGAACGTCAAGCGCAAGTACGGGGCCGCTATCCCCGAACTCGCCGACCCCGACCTGACGCTGGAGATCACCACCTCCACGGGGGGGACGCACGCGATCAGCGCCTTCGAGCTGTCGAGGATCATCAAGCCGCGCCTCGCCGAGATCTTCGGCATGGTCCGCGACGAGATCGACCAGGCGCTCGGGCCGGTGGAACTCGTGGCGCAGGGGGTGGTGCTCACGGGCGGCGCCTCGTTGCTGCGGGGCACGACCGAACTCGCCCGCGACCGCTTCCGGCTGCCGGTGCGGCAGGGGCGCCCGCGCGGCATCGGCGGGCTCACCGACATCGTGAGCGGCCCGGCGCACTCGGCGGGGGTGGGGCTGGTGCTGTACGGGATCGGGCAGGACGGCAAGGTGCCGACCTCCGTCTTTCAGGAGGAGCCCAAGCCGGCGGCGCCCACGCCTCCCGCACCGAATAAAGGCCCCAAGGCCGGGGACGAGGTGGTCTCCACCACGGTCGTCACCCCGGCCCCGCCCAAGAAGGAGAAAGCGGAGAAAGCCAAGCCCAAGGAGGGCGCGAGCCTGATGGACCGGCTGCGCAACGTCTTCAAAGACTGGATGTGA